A single window of Chitinophagales bacterium DNA harbors:
- a CDS encoding reverse transcriptase domain-containing protein produces MLKEKFKFRKRGYRHLTNKLGLLSENEITKLLKKLATPEFIAQYAFLPLIHIKIEQRRYKKDKNGNRSHKKWNKRKQKYESTAKVRPIHYATHIDTQLYAYYAYILKEKYENILKKNKILSDSIIAYRYMPIEQENKKPHKKPPGKSTIHFAKEVFKEITNRGECIAITLDIENFFSSLSHQYLKKAWIELLDDRKYVNMLSPDHYNVYNATTKFRYIRLDDLRKSHHKKKGFDEKYIAELKNEGIDAFFRDGKDFKEKIVQNPNIRTYKNQFKDVKGNSIGIPQGLPISAVLANIYLLDFDRQVYNELIEKHGVYYRRYSDDILILCSEKKLKFINKFLQEKIRKCKLKISKDKTEIIRFKYNRHNILMSERVGFKEKRLEPELNKNGFPKKIPLKYLGFEFYGNKTLIKSAGLGKFYRKMKKTIKVKSKRLLYEAQKVPNKKVIFWKRKIYRRFSFAGHYKKRRKFEEKIIKKVWDEKENTYILKEDKKTRTLRGNYLSYAYKASCIMKEPAIRKQVRNHWKILQEEIKKHIDEKHL; encoded by the coding sequence ATGTTAAAAGAAAAATTTAAATTTAGAAAAAGAGGATATAGACATTTAACCAATAAACTAGGTTTATTAAGTGAAAATGAAATTACGAAACTTCTCAAAAAACTCGCTACCCCAGAATTTATTGCACAATATGCTTTCCTTCCACTAATACACATAAAAATAGAACAACGTAGATATAAAAAAGATAAGAATGGAAATAGAAGCCATAAAAAATGGAACAAGAGAAAACAAAAATATGAAAGTACTGCTAAAGTACGTCCTATACATTACGCAACTCATATAGATACCCAACTCTACGCTTATTATGCATATATACTAAAAGAAAAGTATGAAAACATATTAAAGAAAAACAAAATACTCTCTGATAGTATCATTGCCTATCGTTATATGCCAATAGAACAGGAAAATAAGAAGCCTCATAAGAAGCCTCCAGGAAAGTCAACAATTCATTTCGCCAAAGAAGTATTTAAAGAAATAACAAATAGAGGAGAGTGTATTGCGATTACATTAGATATAGAAAACTTTTTCAGCAGCTTAAGCCATCAATATTTAAAAAAAGCGTGGATAGAGTTACTTGATGATAGAAAGTACGTAAATATGCTTTCCCCTGACCATTACAATGTGTATAATGCTACGACAAAATTTAGATATATACGCCTTGATGATTTACGAAAATCACACCACAAAAAGAAAGGTTTCGATGAAAAATATATTGCCGAATTGAAAAACGAAGGAATTGATGCTTTTTTTAGAGACGGAAAAGACTTCAAGGAAAAAATTGTGCAAAATCCTAATATTAGAACTTATAAAAATCAATTTAAAGATGTTAAAGGTAACTCAATTGGGATCCCACAAGGGTTGCCAATTAGTGCGGTTCTAGCAAATATTTATCTGTTAGATTTTGATAGACAAGTTTATAATGAGTTGATTGAAAAACATGGTGTTTATTATAGAAGGTATTCAGATGATATATTAATCTTATGTTCAGAAAAAAAATTGAAGTTTATCAATAAATTTCTACAAGAGAAAATTAGAAAATGCAAACTAAAAATATCGAAAGATAAGACAGAAATAATTAGGTTTAAGTACAATAGACACAACATTTTAATGTCTGAGAGAGTAGGGTTTAAAGAGAAAAGACTTGAGCCTGAACTTAATAAAAATGGGTTTCCTAAAAAAATCCCATTAAAATACTTGGGCTTCGAATTTTACGGTAATAAGACATTAATAAAATCCGCAGGATTAGGAAAGTTTTATCGTAAAATGAAGAAAACAATAAAAGTGAAATCTAAAAGATTATTATATGAAGCACAGAAAGTGCCTAATAAAAAGGTTATTTTTTGGAAAAGGAAAATTTACAGAAGATTCAGTTTTGCAGGGCATTATAAAAAAAGGAGAAAATTTGAAGAAAAGATTATCAAAAAAGTTTGGGATGAAAAAGAAAATACATATATCTTGAAGGAAGATAAAAAAACAAGAACACTTCGAGGAAACTACTTATCCTATGCCTACAAAGCATCCTGTATTATGAAAGAACCTGCAATTAGAAAACAAGTAAGGAATCATTGGAAAATTCTGCAAGAAGAGATAAAGAAACATATTGATGAAAAACACTTGTAG
- a CDS encoding PHP domain-containing protein: MQTKYDLHFHSNYSDGTASLQTIEDKCLKEGVGVVLTDHNEIRGSLKLLERNKIVTVPAIEAGTKEGIELLIYFKNPAELEEFYTKQIEPFRVKRFMVKMKNSAKAILEAANEFETFVSLAHPYAFKKKSVDKHINNPMLDYLYENIDAIEIFNGSLSRAQNNKALSLKDKLGKNFTLGSDGHEIESLGLVNVELKNAAINNSQTLYEELKANNFARYTMSTKVKKLKTGWIITKNHTKYFFTDGKFIEKQVDL, from the coding sequence ATGCAAACAAAATACGATTTACATTTTCACTCCAATTACTCAGATGGAACGGCATCTTTGCAGACCATTGAAGATAAATGTCTGAAAGAAGGTGTAGGCGTAGTGCTGACTGATCATAACGAAATCAGAGGCTCATTGAAGCTCTTGGAACGCAACAAGATAGTTACTGTTCCTGCCATTGAAGCTGGGACAAAAGAAGGCATTGAACTGCTGATTTACTTCAAAAACCCCGCAGAACTGGAGGAATTTTATACGAAACAGATAGAACCGTTTCGGGTGAAGCGTTTTATGGTGAAAATGAAAAATTCGGCGAAAGCGATACTGGAGGCTGCAAATGAGTTCGAAACTTTTGTGTCTTTAGCGCATCCTTATGCCTTCAAAAAGAAGTCGGTGGACAAACATATCAACAATCCGATGTTGGATTACCTTTACGAAAATATAGATGCCATCGAAATCTTCAATGGCAGTTTGTCCCGCGCTCAAAACAACAAAGCTTTGTCACTCAAAGATAAATTGGGCAAAAATTTTACTTTGGGTAGTGATGGACATGAGATTGAATCGTTGGGATTGGTGAACGTGGAGTTGAAAAATGCAGCTATCAACAATTCGCAAACGCTATATGAAGAATTGAAAGCCAATAATTTTGCTCGCTATACGATGAGTACGAAGGTTAAGAAATTGAAGACAGGCTGGATTATTACCAAGAACCATACGAAGTATTTTTTTACGGATGGGAAGTTTATTGAGAAGCAAGTAGATTTATAG
- a CDS encoding amidohydrolase, giving the protein MPKYFKFIAVIPLLFFCFSCNNTPKQVPDTVDAIYFNGKILTMEDSLQQVEAIAVKAGKIEAIGDFETINQLQGAATQMIDLGGKTMLPGFVDAHSHFTIAMKMMAQANLGSPPAGEVKSIADIIEKLQAQQAKYNILEGQWIVGWGYDPDELEEKRHPNKLDLDTAFPNHPVFILHVSAHMAVVNSKALEIVGITDTTQAVEGGVIVKLPNSNEPSGLLQEKMVYQVIGKLPTPTEEQSLALLKGTQQLYASQGITTAQDGLTDLPTFQFLEKAAEKGLFTLDIEALGSFQNAKDWLTTYKDRFGQNKNRLRLAGIKIVGDGSPQGKTAFFSKPYLTEVPGCAHTCTGVPTVTQDQLNQLLQGAYNQGIQVFMHANGDGSIDMLLEAYENALEHIEGSVEDLRTVVIHSQFVRPDQLQQYKDFGFVPAFFTNHAFFWGDVHIENLGEERAAFLSPIKTSINMGLVCTNHTDYIVTPLNQLFTVWTAVNRTTRSGKILGEAERLTPWEALKAITINSAYQHKTEKIKGSIAVGKLADFVVLSDNPLKVEADKIKDIQILQTIKEGVVIYEK; this is encoded by the coding sequence ATGCCCAAATACTTCAAATTCATTGCAGTGATTCCCCTTCTTTTCTTTTGTTTTTCCTGCAACAATACGCCAAAACAAGTCCCCGATACAGTTGATGCCATTTACTTCAATGGCAAAATTCTAACGATGGAAGATAGTCTTCAACAAGTTGAAGCAATTGCAGTGAAAGCGGGAAAAATTGAAGCCATTGGCGATTTTGAAACTATCAATCAATTGCAGGGAGCAGCTACGCAAATGATTGATTTGGGCGGCAAAACCATGCTGCCAGGTTTTGTGGATGCACACAGTCATTTCACCATTGCCATGAAAATGATGGCACAGGCCAACCTCGGTTCCCCCCCTGCGGGAGAGGTCAAAAGCATTGCAGACATTATCGAAAAACTGCAAGCACAACAAGCCAAATACAACATTCTCGAAGGTCAATGGATAGTCGGTTGGGGCTACGACCCCGACGAGTTGGAAGAAAAACGCCATCCCAACAAACTGGATTTAGACACAGCTTTTCCCAATCATCCTGTGTTCATCTTACACGTTTCGGCACACATGGCAGTAGTCAATTCCAAGGCTTTAGAAATCGTAGGCATCACCGATACGACTCAGGCAGTGGAAGGTGGAGTAATCGTGAAACTCCCCAACTCCAATGAACCCAGTGGATTGTTGCAAGAAAAAATGGTCTATCAAGTTATCGGTAAACTGCCCACTCCGACTGAGGAACAATCTTTGGCATTGTTGAAGGGAACGCAGCAATTGTATGCCAGTCAAGGTATTACCACCGCACAAGATGGTTTGACCGACCTTCCAACTTTTCAGTTTTTGGAGAAAGCAGCTGAAAAAGGATTGTTCACACTCGACATTGAAGCTCTCGGCAGTTTTCAAAATGCAAAAGATTGGCTGACAACCTACAAAGACCGTTTTGGACAAAACAAAAACAGGTTGCGATTGGCAGGTATTAAAATTGTAGGAGATGGTTCACCACAAGGCAAAACGGCTTTTTTCAGCAAGCCTTATTTGACCGAAGTTCCAGGCTGCGCCCATACCTGCACAGGCGTACCGACTGTGACCCAAGACCAACTCAACCAACTGCTGCAAGGGGCGTACAATCAAGGCATTCAAGTTTTTATGCACGCCAATGGTGATGGTTCAATTGACATGCTTTTGGAGGCATACGAAAATGCTTTAGAACACATTGAAGGAAGCGTAGAAGATTTGAGAACGGTGGTCATACACTCTCAATTTGTGCGCCCTGATCAATTGCAGCAGTACAAAGACTTTGGTTTTGTACCTGCATTTTTTACCAATCACGCCTTTTTTTGGGGTGATGTGCATATTGAAAATCTGGGCGAAGAACGGGCTGCTTTTTTGAGTCCTATCAAAACTTCAATAAACATGGGGCTTGTATGTACGAATCACACCGATTATATCGTTACACCTCTCAACCAACTGTTCACAGTTTGGACGGCCGTAAATCGCACCACTCGAAGTGGCAAAATTTTGGGTGAAGCAGAGCGATTAACTCCGTGGGAAGCATTGAAAGCCATCACAATCAATTCGGCGTATCAGCACAAAACGGAAAAAATAAAAGGCTCTATTGCAGTGGGTAAGTTGGCAGATTTTGTGGTTTTGAGTGACAACCCATTGAAGGTAGAGGCTGATAAAATCAAGGATATTCAAATACTGCAAACGATTAAAGAAGGAGTGGTTATTTATGAAAAATAG
- a CDS encoding DUF4056 domain-containing protein, whose amino-acid sequence MAKKNLTQTMVNSFKANCNLLIIIFSAMWVSPLSAKSPVLSSKQLESPPPRIIRTCCSFGLKVSLFRLPIKITETTSIEKLGDHQYLGNTGEKNGIIYSHKGGFIDIGHVRDQADWTAYLYTQILKHQPQGEMTQKVGYEGGIKILHIKIPLYLNQEDMMKLAGKIAYDLSVWHEISTWYGASTIPLVPERYSSFSVEDAYSNLLGTTLGMKALQNELPYEEAMTQLIAQTLKDLEAVQTEEETWAAMEVVREVWWTGKKTLPSRNVLIARELNVYPTVYPWLIPTEAKANNPQKLSVPQITHSGENLADFYELNIKLNYKFPFKKIFPDRNDRSITQEDFGTLLQYAEEELDNSKRDWLGQANI is encoded by the coding sequence ATGGCAAAAAAAAATCTGACACAAACAATGGTTAATTCCTTTAAAGCGAATTGTAATCTATTGATTATTATTTTTTCAGCGATGTGGGTCAGTCCATTATCTGCAAAAAGTCCTGTTTTGTCCTCCAAACAATTGGAATCTCCACCCCCTCGTATCATCCGCACTTGCTGCTCTTTTGGATTGAAGGTAAGTTTATTCAGACTTCCCATCAAAATTACCGAAACCACCAGTATCGAAAAATTGGGAGATCACCAATATCTGGGAAATACGGGAGAAAAAAATGGTATCATTTATAGCCATAAAGGCGGTTTTATTGATATCGGCCACGTAAGAGATCAAGCAGATTGGACAGCCTATTTATATACCCAAATTTTGAAGCATCAGCCTCAAGGAGAAATGACTCAGAAGGTGGGTTATGAAGGAGGAATCAAGATACTGCATATAAAAATACCTCTTTATTTGAATCAAGAGGATATGATGAAATTAGCGGGCAAGATCGCTTATGATTTATCGGTATGGCACGAAATTTCTACTTGGTATGGAGCTTCTACTATTCCACTCGTTCCCGAACGCTATTCCAGTTTTTCGGTTGAAGATGCCTATTCCAATTTGTTGGGTACAACTTTAGGGATGAAAGCACTGCAAAATGAATTACCTTATGAAGAAGCTATGACTCAATTGATTGCCCAAACTTTGAAGGACTTGGAGGCAGTCCAAACAGAGGAAGAAACATGGGCTGCAATGGAAGTGGTGAGAGAGGTATGGTGGACAGGAAAAAAAACATTGCCAAGCCGAAACGTTTTGATAGCCAGAGAATTGAATGTTTATCCAACGGTGTATCCGTGGCTCATTCCAACAGAAGCAAAGGCAAATAACCCTCAAAAACTGAGTGTTCCACAAATTACCCATTCGGGAGAAAATTTAGCTGATTTTTATGAATTGAACATCAAACTCAATTATAAATTTCCCTTCAAAAAGATATTTCCAGATCGGAACGATCGATCTATCACACAAGAAGATTTCGGCACTTTGCTGCAATATGCTGAGGAAGAGTTGGATAATTCAAAAAGAGATTGGTTGGGACAGGCCAACATTTAA
- the fbaA gene encoding class II fructose-bisphosphate aldolase, whose protein sequence is MSTTTKFRPGVLHGDEVTELLNHANEHNFALPAVNVTGTNTVNGVLETAKALNSPVIIQFSNGGASFYAGKSLSNEGQQSAILGAISGALHVHTLAEAYGVTVILHTDHCAKKLLPWIDGLVDYSEKYYEKFGKPLYSSHMIDLSEEPIEENVEVCKEYLKRMDPIGMTLEIELGVTGGEEDGVDNSNVDSSRLYTQPEEVAYAYEELKKVSPKERFTIAAAFGNVHGVYRPGNVKLQPVILKNSQEYVQKKYNTSENPINFVFHGGSGSSRAEIREAIEYGAVKMNIDTDMQWAFAEGIRDYFTDKSAYLQTQIGNPEGADVPNKKTYDPRQWLRYAEGYFVKRLKQAFEDLNCVNRNA, encoded by the coding sequence ATGTCAACAACTACCAAATTTCGTCCAGGCGTATTACATGGCGATGAAGTAACCGAACTTCTAAACCACGCCAATGAGCATAATTTTGCATTACCTGCTGTGAATGTGACGGGTACAAATACTGTTAATGGCGTGTTAGAAACCGCAAAAGCATTGAATTCTCCTGTAATCATTCAGTTTTCCAATGGTGGAGCATCGTTTTATGCAGGAAAAAGCTTGTCGAATGAAGGTCAACAATCGGCAATATTGGGTGCTATTTCAGGTGCGCTTCACGTTCATACTTTGGCTGAAGCTTACGGTGTGACAGTTATTTTACATACCGATCACTGCGCCAAAAAACTCCTTCCATGGATAGATGGTTTGGTGGATTACAGTGAAAAATACTACGAAAAATTCGGCAAACCTTTGTACAGTTCTCACATGATAGATTTGAGCGAAGAGCCGATTGAAGAGAACGTTGAAGTGTGTAAAGAATATTTGAAGCGCATGGATCCGATTGGTATGACCCTCGAAATCGAACTCGGCGTGACAGGGGGGGAAGAAGATGGTGTGGACAATAGCAACGTGGATAGTTCTCGCCTTTACACGCAGCCCGAAGAAGTGGCGTATGCCTACGAAGAATTGAAGAAAGTGAGTCCAAAAGAGCGTTTTACTATTGCAGCCGCTTTCGGCAATGTGCATGGTGTGTATCGCCCTGGTAATGTGAAATTGCAGCCTGTGATTTTGAAAAATTCTCAAGAATACGTTCAAAAGAAATACAATACGAGCGAAAATCCTATTAATTTCGTTTTTCACGGTGGAAGTGGTTCTTCTCGTGCCGAAATCAGAGAGGCTATCGAATATGGTGCGGTGAAAATGAACATTGATACCGATATGCAATGGGCTTTTGCAGAGGGCATTAGAGATTATTTCACAGATAAAAGTGCCTACCTTCAAACCCAAATTGGCAATCCAGAGGGTGCTGATGTTCCCAACAAAAAGACCTACGATCCTCGCCAATGGTTGCGCTATGCAGAAGGGTATTTTGTGAAGCGACTGAAGCAGGCGTTTGAGGATTTGAATTGTGTGAATCGAAATGCTTAA
- a CDS encoding DUF433 domain-containing protein: MNYKNIITIEAGKRGGKPCIRGMRITVYDVLSWLASGMSIAEIIDDFPELTHQDVLASLQFAAERENQIMYCRA; encoded by the coding sequence ATGAATTACAAAAACATCATCACTATTGAGGCAGGTAAAAGAGGAGGAAAACCTTGTATCAGAGGCATGAGAATTACGGTCTATGATGTTCTTTCTTGGCTTGCTTCTGGAATGAGTATTGCAGAAATAATAGATGATTTTCCCGAACTCACCCACCAAGATGTGCTTGCAAGCCTTCAATTTGCAGCAGAACGGGAGAACCAAATTATGTATTGTAGGGCATAG
- a CDS encoding DUF5615 family PIN-like protein, with translation MKLLLDQNLSYKLVNRLVILFPDSSHVRLEGMEAEEDTMIWTFAETNDFTVVTQDADFVDIGILKGYPPKVIWLRCGNTSTINIQNILTENYDTIKDFVENQDKSCLELF, from the coding sequence ATGAAATTACTCTTAGACCAAAATTTATCTTACAAGTTAGTCAATAGATTAGTTATTTTATTTCCAGACTCCTCCCATGTTCGATTAGAAGGAATGGAGGCTGAAGAAGATACTATGATATGGACTTTTGCAGAAACCAACGACTTTACGGTTGTTACCCAAGATGCAGATTTTGTAGATATAGGTATATTGAAAGGCTATCCTCCTAAAGTAATTTGGTTAAGATGTGGCAATACATCAACAATTAATATTCAAAATATTTTGACGGAAAATTATGATACCATAAAAGATTTCGTTGAAAATCAAGACAAAAGCTGTTTAGAACTTTTTTAA
- a CDS encoding glycoside hydrolase family 65 protein — protein MKNYILHDEWQIIEKGFKPELNKISESLCSIGNGRMGQRANFEEKYSGETLQGSYVAGVYYPDKTRVGWWKNGYPEYFAKVLNACNWIGINVTIGKDELDLATCNVSHFKRVLDMQEGVLYRNFTAQLAKGQEVKIASQRFCSIADDEIGAIRYSITSVNFNGTLTLTPYLDGDVENEDANYGDKFWNEVAREVGSGEAYLNLETKKTFFHVATGMCFEVYKNGEKQNLAIAETDREKYVANTVNIEVKEGDEVVLYKYAANLSSMNYAKAKLIGACRKAVRRAAAKGFDQLLQDQKAAWAAKWEESDVTIEGDVSAQQGIRFNIFQMNQTYTGEDERLNIGPKGFTGEKYGGSTYWDTEAYCFPFYLSTADPKVARQLLVYRYKHLQKAIENGQKLGFTDGAALYPMVTMNGEECHNEWEITFEELHRNGAIAFAIYDYIRYTADEDYLAEYGLEVLMGIARFWSQRVNFSKAKNKYVMLGVTGPNEYENNVNNNWYTNYIACWCMGYCQSAVEFVKEKHPERYAEIAAKTKFDESEMVRWKDIRNNMYFPFSNELNIYLQQDNFLDKEIIHVDELSPADRPINQKWSWDRILRSCFIKQADTLQGMYLFEDHFDTDTIRRHFDFYEPLTVHESSLSPCVHVILAAKLGYKEKAYEMYLRTARLDLDDYNNDTEDGCHITSMAGTWMAVIKGFAGMRVKDGHLHFTPFVPDQWQSFAFKVRFRGHLLKVEVNKSGVTVENETGKELKVFVFGHEYEIGDRLTVEG, from the coding sequence ATGAAAAACTACATCCTCCACGACGAGTGGCAAATCATAGAAAAAGGCTTTAAGCCTGAACTCAACAAAATCTCTGAAAGCCTTTGCAGTATCGGCAATGGACGAATGGGACAGCGTGCCAATTTTGAAGAAAAATACAGTGGCGAAACCTTGCAGGGCAGTTATGTCGCAGGCGTATATTACCCCGACAAAACCCGTGTCGGTTGGTGGAAAAATGGTTATCCCGAATATTTCGCCAAAGTGTTGAATGCCTGCAATTGGATAGGCATCAATGTCACTATCGGCAAAGACGAATTGGACTTAGCGACCTGCAATGTCTCGCATTTCAAGCGGGTATTGGACATGCAAGAAGGCGTATTGTACCGAAATTTTACGGCACAATTGGCAAAAGGGCAAGAAGTGAAAATCGCTTCTCAGCGTTTTTGCAGCATTGCAGACGATGAAATCGGAGCAATTCGATACAGTATCACCTCCGTTAACTTCAATGGCACATTGACCCTCACTCCTTATTTGGATGGAGATGTCGAAAATGAAGATGCAAATTATGGCGACAAATTTTGGAACGAAGTAGCACGAGAAGTAGGTTCGGGAGAGGCTTATTTGAATCTGGAAACCAAAAAGACCTTTTTCCACGTAGCAACGGGAATGTGTTTTGAAGTCTATAAAAACGGCGAAAAACAAAATTTGGCGATTGCTGAAACGGATCGTGAAAAATATGTGGCAAATACGGTAAACATTGAAGTGAAGGAAGGAGATGAAGTCGTATTGTATAAATATGCTGCCAATCTTTCTTCCATGAATTATGCCAAAGCAAAGCTCATTGGTGCGTGCCGAAAAGCAGTTCGCCGAGCTGCTGCAAAAGGTTTTGACCAATTGCTGCAAGACCAAAAAGCGGCTTGGGCTGCAAAATGGGAAGAAAGCGATGTGACGATTGAAGGAGATGTGTCGGCACAACAGGGGATTCGCTTCAATATTTTTCAGATGAACCAAACCTATACGGGTGAAGATGAACGCTTGAACATTGGACCTAAAGGTTTTACAGGTGAAAAATACGGTGGAAGTACCTATTGGGATACCGAAGCCTATTGTTTCCCATTTTATCTCAGTACTGCTGACCCAAAAGTGGCTCGTCAACTACTCGTTTACCGCTACAAACACCTGCAAAAAGCCATCGAAAATGGTCAAAAACTGGGCTTTACCGATGGCGCAGCTTTGTATCCGATGGTGACAATGAACGGCGAGGAATGTCACAACGAATGGGAAATCACATTTGAAGAACTGCACAGAAATGGAGCAATTGCCTTTGCGATTTACGACTACATTCGCTATACGGCTGATGAAGATTATTTGGCAGAATACGGATTGGAGGTTTTGATGGGTATTGCCCGTTTTTGGAGTCAAAGGGTGAATTTCTCCAAAGCCAAAAACAAATATGTGATGCTCGGTGTGACGGGGCCTAATGAGTATGAAAACAATGTGAACAACAACTGGTACACCAACTATATCGCTTGTTGGTGCATGGGCTATTGTCAATCGGCAGTGGAATTTGTGAAGGAAAAACACCCTGAAAGATATGCCGAAATTGCAGCCAAAACCAAGTTTGACGAATCGGAAATGGTTCGATGGAAAGACATTCGCAACAATATGTATTTTCCGTTCTCCAATGAACTCAACATTTATCTGCAACAAGACAATTTCTTGGACAAAGAAATTATTCATGTTGATGAACTGAGCCCTGCCGACCGACCTATCAACCAAAAATGGTCTTGGGACAGAATTTTGCGCTCTTGCTTTATCAAACAAGCGGACACTTTGCAGGGAATGTATTTGTTTGAAGACCATTTTGATACAGATACTATCCGCCGCCACTTCGATTTCTACGAACCTTTGACCGTTCACGAATCATCGCTATCACCTTGTGTGCATGTGATTTTGGCAGCCAAATTGGGCTACAAAGAGAAAGCCTACGAAATGTATTTGCGGACGGCTCGCCTCGATTTGGACGACTACAACAATGACACCGAAGATGGTTGTCACATCACAAGTATGGCGGGTACTTGGATGGCTGTCATCAAGGGTTTTGCAGGTATGCGGGTCAAAGACGGACACTTGCATTTCACTCCTTTTGTGCCTGACCAATGGCAGTCTTTTGCCTTCAAAGTGCGCTTTAGAGGGCATTTGTTGAAGGTAGAAGTGAACAAAAGCGGAGTCACAGTGGAGAACGAAACGGGTAAAGAGTTGAAGGTATTTGTATTTGGACACGAATACGAGATTGGAGATAGATTGACGGTGGAAGGGTAA
- a CDS encoding VOC family protein, with translation MNIGRKIDHIVYAVKDLDTACNELEELLGIKPIFGGYHHTKGTKNALLNLGDACYLELLAIDDSNTCIQAPRWMGIDLIERPQITRWAIKSLNLEQDSLLLKNHYPKLGEIQAGQRKMLDGNELKWRMVLPIADPKVDIVPFMVDWQDSSYHPTDRLLEGGKLLEVRVFHPDVAMIQAVLQNLEVNLKVEAAAEVRISILVEGLKGVVEIF, from the coding sequence ATGAATATAGGAAGAAAAATAGACCATATCGTGTATGCGGTGAAAGATTTGGATACTGCCTGCAATGAGTTGGAAGAATTATTGGGTATTAAACCTATTTTCGGAGGCTATCACCACACGAAAGGAACAAAGAATGCGCTCTTGAATTTAGGTGATGCCTGTTATTTGGAATTGTTGGCCATTGATGATTCGAACACCTGTATCCAAGCTCCAAGATGGATGGGCATTGACCTTATTGAGCGTCCTCAAATCACCCGTTGGGCTATTAAATCCCTAAACCTCGAACAAGACAGTTTACTGCTCAAAAATCACTACCCAAAATTGGGCGAAATACAAGCTGGCCAGCGAAAAATGCTTGATGGAAATGAATTGAAGTGGCGTATGGTGTTGCCGATTGCAGACCCAAAGGTGGATATAGTGCCGTTTATGGTGGATTGGCAGGATTCTAGTTACCATCCTACGGATAGGCTTTTGGAGGGGGGTAAATTGTTGGAGGTGAGGGTTTTTCATCCTGATGTTGCCATGATTCAGGCTGTTTTGCAGAACTTGGAGGTGAATTTGAAGGTAGAAGCAGCAGCAGAAGTGAGGATTTCGATTTTGGTTGAGGGATTGAAGGGAGTTGTTGAAATCTTCTAA